Proteins from one Mycobacterium sp. SMC-2 genomic window:
- the hisF gene encoding imidazole glycerol phosphate synthase subunit HisF, translating into MPAGNGLAVRVIPCLDVDAGRVVKGVNFENLRDAGDPVELAAAYDAEGADELTFLDVTASSSGRATMLEVVRRTAEQVFIPLTVGGGVRTVADVDVLLRAGADKVSINTAAIARPDLLEELARQFGSQCIVLSVDARSVPPESAPTPSGWEVTTHGGRRGTGIDAVEWASRGADLGVGEILLNSMDADGTKAGFDLPMLRAVRSAVTVPVIASGGAGAAEHFAPAVSAGADAVLAASVFHFRELTIGQVKAAMAAEGITVR; encoded by the coding sequence ATGCCCGCCGGTAACGGCCTTGCGGTACGGGTGATTCCCTGCCTGGACGTCGACGCCGGGCGGGTGGTCAAGGGGGTCAACTTCGAAAACCTGCGCGACGCGGGCGATCCCGTCGAGCTCGCCGCCGCCTACGACGCCGAGGGCGCCGACGAACTCACCTTCCTCGACGTCACCGCCTCGTCGTCGGGGCGGGCCACCATGCTGGAGGTGGTGCGCCGCACGGCCGAGCAGGTTTTCATCCCGCTGACCGTCGGCGGCGGGGTTCGTACCGTGGCCGACGTCGACGTCCTGCTGCGCGCGGGGGCCGACAAGGTTTCGATCAACACCGCCGCGATCGCGCGGCCCGACCTGCTGGAAGAACTGGCAAGGCAGTTCGGCTCGCAATGCATCGTGCTGTCGGTCGACGCCCGCAGCGTGCCCCCGGAGTCGGCGCCGACACCGTCCGGCTGGGAGGTCACCACCCACGGCGGACGCCGCGGGACGGGCATCGACGCCGTCGAATGGGCCTCGCGCGGCGCCGATCTGGGCGTGGGGGAGATCCTGCTGAACTCGATGGACGCCGACGGCACCAAGGCCGGGTTCGACTTGCCGATGCTGCGGGCGGTGCGCTCGGCGGTCACCGTGCCGGTGATCGCCAGCGGCGGCGCCGGAGCGGCCGAACACTTCGCGCCCGCGGTCTCCGCCGGCGCGGATGCGGTGCTGGCGGCCAGCGTCTTTCACTTCCGGGAGCTGACCATCGGCCAGGTGAAGGCCGCCATGGCGGCCGAGGGGATCACCGTGCGATGA
- a CDS encoding calcium:proton antiporter translates to MLRRVSWTVVVPLLSVLVLALIWGEELGPALVALAAALLIGAVLAAVHHAEVVAARVDEPFGSLVLAAAVTVIEVALIVSLMASGGNEAATLARDTVFAAAMITTNGIAGLSLLLGSRRYGVTLFNAEGSGAALATVTTLATLSLVLPAFTTSQVGREFSPAQLAFAAVASLLVYLVFVFTQTVRHRDFFLPVAQKGQRKRLFEDESHAEPPSRGAALGSLGLLLVALVAVVGLAEEESPAVERAVTAVGFPQSFVGVVIAALVLLPETLAAARAARQGRIQTSLNLAYGSAMASIGLTIPVIALASIWLKGPLVLGLGPIQLVLLALTVVISMLTVVPGRATRLQGELHLALLAAYVFLAISP, encoded by the coding sequence ATGTTGAGACGGGTGTCGTGGACGGTGGTTGTGCCGTTGCTTTCCGTCCTGGTGCTGGCATTGATCTGGGGCGAGGAGCTGGGCCCGGCGCTGGTCGCGCTGGCGGCGGCATTGCTCATCGGCGCCGTGCTGGCCGCGGTGCATCACGCGGAGGTGGTCGCGGCCCGGGTCGATGAGCCGTTCGGCTCGCTGGTGCTCGCGGCGGCGGTGACGGTGATCGAGGTGGCCCTCATCGTCTCGCTGATGGCGTCGGGGGGCAACGAGGCCGCGACCCTGGCCAGGGACACCGTTTTCGCCGCGGCGATGATCACCACCAACGGCATCGCGGGGTTGTCGCTGCTGCTCGGCTCCCGGCGCTACGGGGTGACGTTGTTCAACGCCGAGGGCAGCGGCGCCGCGCTGGCTACGGTCACCACGCTGGCGACGCTGAGCCTGGTGCTGCCCGCGTTCACCACCAGCCAAGTGGGCAGGGAGTTCTCTCCGGCCCAGCTGGCCTTCGCGGCGGTCGCCTCGCTCCTCGTCTACCTGGTCTTCGTCTTCACGCAGACGGTGCGCCACCGCGACTTCTTCCTGCCGGTCGCGCAGAAGGGTCAGCGCAAGCGACTGTTCGAGGACGAAAGCCATGCCGAGCCGCCGAGCCGCGGCGCCGCGCTGGGCAGTCTGGGGCTGCTGCTGGTAGCCCTGGTCGCGGTGGTGGGGCTGGCTGAGGAGGAATCGCCGGCCGTCGAGCGGGCGGTGACCGCGGTCGGGTTCCCGCAGTCATTCGTCGGCGTGGTGATCGCCGCGCTGGTGCTGCTGCCGGAGACGCTGGCGGCCGCGCGCGCGGCGCGCCAGGGCCGCATTCAGACCAGCCTCAACCTGGCGTATGGGTCGGCGATGGCCAGCATCGGGCTCACCATCCCGGTGATCGCGCTGGCGTCCATCTGGCTCAAGGGGCCGCTGGTGCTCGGCTTGGGCCCCATTCAGCTGGTGCTCCTCGCGCTTACCGTCGTGATCAGCATGCTGACCGTCGTTCCCGGGCGGGCCACCCGGCTGCAGGGCGAGCTGCATCTGGCGCTGCTGGCCGCCTACGTGTTCCTGGCGATCAGCCCGTAG
- the hisH gene encoding imidazole glycerol phosphate synthase subunit HisH, whose product MTAPSVVVLDYGSGNLRSAQRALQRAGASVEVTADADAATTADGLVVPGVGAFEACMTGLRRVRGDRIIADRVAAGRPVLGVCVGMQILFATGVEFGVQTTGCGQWPGEVTRLDAPVIPHMGWNVVDAGAGSTLFKGLNADARFYFVHSYAAQRWEGAPEAVLTWATHGVPFLAAVEQGPLSATQFHPEKSGDAGAAVLRNWIEAL is encoded by the coding sequence GTGACAGCACCATCCGTCGTCGTCCTGGATTACGGCTCCGGCAATCTGCGGTCGGCCCAGCGCGCGCTGCAGCGGGCGGGCGCGTCGGTCGAGGTGACCGCCGACGCCGATGCGGCGACCACCGCCGACGGCCTGGTGGTGCCCGGCGTTGGGGCCTTCGAGGCCTGCATGACGGGCCTGCGCAGGGTGAGGGGAGACCGCATCATCGCCGACCGGGTCGCCGCGGGGCGCCCGGTGCTGGGCGTCTGTGTGGGCATGCAGATCCTGTTCGCCACCGGCGTCGAATTCGGCGTGCAGACAACGGGTTGCGGCCAGTGGCCGGGAGAGGTCACGCGGTTGGATGCCCCGGTGATTCCGCACATGGGCTGGAACGTGGTCGATGCCGGGGCCGGCAGCACCCTGTTCAAGGGGCTGAACGCCGACGCCCGCTTCTACTTCGTGCACTCCTACGCCGCGCAGCGCTGGGAGGGTGCGCCGGAGGCCGTGCTCACCTGGGCCACCCACGGGGTGCCGTTTCTGGCCGCCGTCGAGCAAGGACCGCTGTCGGCCACCCAGTTCCACCCGGAAAAGAGCGGCGATGCCGGTGCGGCCGTGCTGCGCAACTGGATCGAGGCACTGTGA
- the trpC gene encoding indole-3-glycerol phosphate synthase TrpC produces MSPATVLDSILEGVRADVAAREALISLSEIKAAAAAAPPPRDVMAALREPGIGVIAEVKRASPSAGSLATIADPAKLARAYEEGGARIISVLTEERRFRGSLDDLDAVRAAVSVPVLRKDFVVQPYQIHEARAHGADMLLLIVAALDQSALVSMLDRTESLGMTALVEVHTEEEADRALKAGANVIGVNARDLATLEVDRDCFARIAPGLPSNVIRIAESGVRGTGDLLAYAGAGADAVLVGEGLVKSGDPRAAVADLVTAGTHPSCPKPSR; encoded by the coding sequence ATGAGTCCGGCTACCGTGCTTGACTCCATCCTCGAGGGAGTCCGGGCCGACGTTGCGGCGCGCGAAGCTCTCATCAGCCTCTCCGAAATCAAAGCCGCCGCTGCCGCCGCCCCGCCACCGCGTGACGTGATGGCCGCCCTGCGCGAGCCCGGCATCGGTGTCATCGCCGAAGTCAAGCGCGCCAGCCCGTCGGCGGGTTCCCTGGCCACCATTGCCGATCCGGCAAAGCTGGCCCGGGCGTACGAGGAGGGTGGAGCCCGGATCATCAGCGTCTTGACCGAGGAGCGACGTTTTCGCGGATCGCTCGACGACCTCGATGCGGTTCGCGCCGCGGTGTCCGTACCGGTACTGCGCAAAGACTTTGTCGTGCAGCCGTATCAGATCCACGAAGCGCGCGCGCACGGCGCCGACATGCTGCTGCTCATCGTTGCCGCGCTGGACCAGTCGGCTCTGGTGTCGATGCTGGACCGCACCGAATCACTGGGCATGACAGCCCTCGTCGAGGTGCACACCGAGGAGGAGGCCGACCGCGCGCTGAAGGCCGGGGCGAACGTAATCGGCGTCAACGCACGTGATCTCGCGACGCTGGAGGTGGACCGGGATTGCTTCGCGCGCATCGCCCCCGGGCTGCCCAGCAACGTGATCAGGATCGCCGAGTCCGGTGTCCGTGGCACCGGGGATCTGCTGGCCTACGCCGGTGCCGGTGCGGACGCCGTCCTGGTCGGCGAGGGTCTGGTCAAAAGCGGTGACCCGCGCGCCGCGGTCGCCGACCTGGTCACCGCGGGTACCCACCCGTCCTGTCCGAAACCGTCTCGCTAG
- a CDS encoding peroxiredoxin produces the protein MKAGDTVADFELPDQAGTPRKLSELLSGGPVVLFFYPAAMTPGCTKEACHFRDLAAEFAAVGANRVGISADPVAKQAKFADMQKFDYPLLSDTEGTVAAQFGVKRGLLGKLLPVKRTTFVIDTDRTVLDVISSEFSMNTHADKALETLRGRSAATG, from the coding sequence ATGAAAGCTGGTGACACCGTCGCGGACTTCGAACTTCCCGACCAGGCGGGGACGCCGCGCAAGCTCAGCGAGCTGCTTTCCGGGGGGCCCGTGGTGCTGTTCTTCTACCCCGCCGCGATGACGCCCGGCTGCACCAAGGAGGCGTGCCACTTCCGGGACCTGGCTGCCGAATTCGCCGCCGTGGGCGCCAACCGGGTCGGCATCAGCGCCGATCCCGTGGCCAAGCAGGCCAAGTTCGCCGACATGCAGAAGTTCGACTACCCGCTGCTGTCGGACACCGAGGGCACCGTCGCCGCGCAGTTCGGCGTCAAGCGCGGCCTGCTCGGCAAGCTGCTGCCCGTCAAGCGCACCACCTTCGTCATCGACACCGATCGCACGGTGCTCGATGTGATTTCCAGCGAGTTCAGCATGAACACCCACGCCGACAAGGCGTTGGAGACACTGCGCGGCCGGTCAGCGGCTACGGGCTGA
- a CDS encoding inositol monophosphatase, with amino-acid sequence MADLGALVEKAAAILDEATEPFLAGHRADSAVQKKGNDFATDVDLAIERQVVAALTEATGIGVHGEEFGGTDVDSEWVWVLDPVDGTFNYAAGSPMAGILLGLLHHGDPVAGLTWLPFVDQRYTAVVDGPLMKNGVKRPPLADIDLADALIGAGSFSADARGRFPGRYRIAVLQNLSRVSSRLRMHGSTGLDLAYVADGILGGSISFGGHVWDHAAGVALVRAAGGVVTDVHGEPWRPASDSVLAAGPRAHAEILEVLRSTGRPEDY; translated from the coding sequence GTGGCTGATCTGGGCGCTTTGGTGGAGAAGGCGGCGGCGATCCTCGACGAGGCCACCGAGCCGTTCCTCGCCGGCCACCGCGCCGATTCGGCGGTCCAGAAGAAGGGCAACGACTTCGCCACCGATGTCGACCTCGCGATCGAGCGGCAGGTGGTGGCCGCGCTGACCGAGGCCACCGGGATCGGCGTACACGGCGAGGAATTCGGCGGCACCGACGTCGACTCGGAGTGGGTGTGGGTGCTCGACCCGGTCGACGGCACGTTCAACTACGCGGCCGGATCGCCGATGGCCGGCATCCTGCTGGGCCTGCTGCACCACGGTGACCCGGTGGCCGGACTGACCTGGCTGCCCTTCGTCGACCAGCGCTACACCGCGGTGGTGGACGGCCCGCTGATGAAAAACGGTGTCAAGCGGCCGCCGCTGGCCGACATCGACCTGGCCGACGCCCTGATCGGCGCCGGCTCGTTCAGCGCCGACGCGCGGGGCCGGTTCCCGGGGCGCTATCGCATCGCGGTGCTTCAGAACCTGAGCCGGGTCTCGTCGCGGTTGCGCATGCACGGGTCCACCGGACTCGACCTCGCCTATGTCGCCGACGGAATCCTGGGTGGCTCAATCAGTTTCGGGGGCCACGTGTGGGACCACGCCGCCGGCGTCGCGCTGGTGCGGGCGGCGGGCGGTGTCGTCACCGATGTCCACGGCGAACCGTGGCGCCCCGCATCGGATTCCGTGCTGGCCGCGGGCCCGCGCGCACACGCCGAGATCCTCGAGGTCCTGCGCAGCACGGGCCGACCGGAGGACTACTGA
- a CDS encoding WhiB family transcriptional regulator, translated as MTAQRGNNNSIHDHLRSVNTEDRAAWVSRALCRTGDPDGLFVRGAAQRKAAAICRHCPVVLECGAEALDNRVEWGVWGGMTERQRRALHRQHPEMVSWAEFLAAQRRHRAAS; from the coding sequence ATCACCGCACAACGGGGCAACAATAATTCAATTCACGACCATCTCCGCAGTGTGAACACGGAGGATCGCGCTGCCTGGGTTTCCAGAGCGCTCTGCCGTACCGGCGACCCGGACGGGTTGTTCGTGCGCGGCGCCGCCCAGCGAAAAGCCGCGGCTATCTGCCGGCACTGCCCGGTGGTCCTGGAGTGCGGCGCCGAGGCGCTCGACAACCGAGTGGAGTGGGGCGTCTGGGGCGGGATGACCGAACGCCAGCGCCGAGCCCTGCACAGGCAGCACCCCGAGATGGTGTCCTGGGCCGAATTCCTGGCCGCCCAGCGCCGGCACCGCGCCGCGAGTTAG
- the hisI gene encoding phosphoribosyl-AMP cyclohydrolase — MTLDPQIAARLKRNADGLFTAVVQERGTGDVLMVAWMDDAALARTLETREATYYSRSRARQWVKGATSGHTQYVHSVRLDCDGDTVLLTVDQVGGACHTGDHSCFDADVLLRPET; from the coding sequence ATGACACTGGACCCGCAGATCGCCGCGCGGCTGAAGCGGAACGCCGACGGCCTGTTCACCGCCGTCGTGCAGGAGCGCGGCACCGGCGACGTGCTGATGGTCGCCTGGATGGACGACGCGGCGCTGGCCCGCACGCTGGAAACCCGTGAGGCGACGTATTATTCGCGGTCCCGCGCCCGGCAGTGGGTCAAGGGCGCGACGAGCGGCCACACCCAATACGTGCACTCCGTGCGGCTGGACTGCGACGGCGACACCGTGCTGCTGACGGTCGACCAGGTGGGCGGCGCCTGCCACACCGGCGACCACAGCTGCTTCGACGCCGACGTGCTCTTGCGACCCGAAACCTAG
- a CDS encoding anthranilate synthase component I, producing MHAHLAATTSREDFRQLAAEHRVVPVTRKVLADSETPLSAYRKLAANRPGTFLLESAEHGRSWSRWSFIGAGAPSALTVRDGEAVWLGAVPQDAPTGGDPLHALRATLELLATGPLPGLPPLSGGMVGLFAYDMVRRLERLPELAVDDLHLPDMLLLLATDVAAVDHHEGTITLIANAVNWNGTDERVDEAYDDALARLDVMTAALGQPLPSTVATFDRPEPRFRAQRTVEEYGKIVDYLVEQIAAGEAFQVVPSQRFEMDTHVDPIDVYRMLRVTNPSPYMYLLHVPNDAGGTDFSVVGSSPEALVTVHDGWATTHPIAGTRWRGRTDEEDQLLEKELLADDKERAEHLMLVDLGRNDLGRVCAPGTVRVEDYSHIERYSHVMHLVSTVTGMLAEGRTALDAVTACFPAGTLSGAPKVRAMELIEEVEKTRRGLYGGVVGYLDFAGNADFAIAIRTALMRDGTAYVQAGGGVVADSNGPYEYTEASNKARAVLNAIAAAETLTPPDAGRHD from the coding sequence GTGCACGCCCACCTCGCCGCGACGACCTCACGAGAGGACTTCCGCCAGCTGGCCGCCGAGCACCGCGTGGTTCCGGTGACCCGCAAGGTGCTGGCCGACAGCGAGACGCCGTTATCGGCCTACCGCAAGCTCGCCGCCAATCGCCCGGGAACGTTCCTGCTGGAGTCCGCCGAGCACGGCCGGTCCTGGTCGCGATGGTCGTTCATCGGCGCGGGCGCGCCGTCGGCGCTGACCGTGCGCGACGGCGAAGCGGTGTGGCTGGGGGCGGTGCCGCAGGACGCGCCCACCGGCGGAGACCCGTTGCACGCGCTGCGGGCCACCCTCGAGCTGCTGGCCACCGGGCCGCTGCCCGGGCTGCCGCCGTTGTCCGGTGGCATGGTCGGGTTGTTCGCCTACGACATGGTGCGGCGCCTGGAACGCCTGCCCGAACTGGCCGTCGACGACCTGCACCTGCCCGACATGCTGCTGCTGCTGGCCACCGACGTGGCGGCGGTCGACCACCACGAGGGCACCATCACCCTGATCGCCAACGCGGTGAACTGGAACGGCACCGACGAGCGCGTCGACGAAGCCTACGACGACGCGCTCGCCCGCCTGGACGTGATGACCGCGGCGCTCGGCCAGCCGCTGCCGTCCACGGTCGCCACGTTCGACCGGCCCGAGCCGCGTTTTCGCGCGCAGCGCACGGTCGAGGAGTACGGCAAGATCGTCGACTACCTCGTCGAGCAGATCGCCGCCGGCGAGGCCTTCCAGGTCGTCCCCTCCCAGCGCTTCGAGATGGACACCCATGTCGACCCGATCGACGTGTACCGGATGCTGCGCGTCACCAACCCCAGCCCGTACATGTATTTGCTGCACGTGCCGAATGACGCTGGCGGAACGGACTTTTCGGTCGTCGGGTCCAGTCCGGAGGCGCTGGTCACCGTCCACGACGGCTGGGCGACGACGCACCCGATCGCCGGAACGCGCTGGCGCGGGCGGACCGACGAAGAGGATCAGCTGCTGGAAAAGGAGCTGCTGGCCGACGACAAGGAGCGCGCCGAACACCTGATGCTGGTTGACCTGGGCCGCAACGACCTTGGCCGGGTCTGCGCGCCGGGCACCGTGCGGGTCGAGGATTACAGCCACATCGAGCGCTACAGCCACGTCATGCACCTGGTGTCGACGGTGACCGGGATGCTCGCCGAGGGCCGGACCGCCCTGGACGCCGTGACGGCCTGCTTCCCGGCCGGCACGCTGTCGGGCGCGCCGAAGGTGCGGGCTATGGAGCTGATCGAAGAGGTGGAGAAGACGCGTCGCGGCCTCTACGGCGGCGTGGTCGGCTACCTGGACTTCGCCGGCAACGCCGACTTCGCGATCGCCATCCGCACCGCGCTGATGCGCGACGGCACCGCCTACGTCCAGGCCGGCGGCGGGGTGGTGGCCGACTCCAACGGTCCGTACGAATACACCGAGGCCTCCAACAAGGCCCGCGCGGTGCTCAACGCGATCGCCGCCGCCGAGACGCTGACCCCGCCGGATGCCGGCCGCCATGACTGA
- the priA gene encoding bifunctional 1-(5-phosphoribosyl)-5-((5-phosphoribosylamino)methylideneamino)imidazole-4-carboxamide isomerase/phosphoribosylanthranilate isomerase PriA, producing the protein MLILLPAVDVVDGRAVRLVQGKAGSETAYGSALDAALGWQRDGAEWIHLVDLDAAFGRGSNRELLAELVGKLDVHVELSGGIRDDDSLSAALATGCARVNLGTAALENPQWCARAIAEHGEKVAVGLDVQIIEGRHRLRGRGWETDGGDLWEVLERLDGEGCSRFVVTDVTKDGTLGGPNLELLAAVAERTEAPVIASGGVSSLDDLRAIATLTDRGVEGAIVGKALYAGRFTLPQALAAVAG; encoded by the coding sequence GTGTTGATCTTGTTGCCCGCGGTCGACGTGGTCGACGGCCGCGCCGTGCGCCTGGTGCAGGGCAAGGCGGGCAGTGAAACCGCGTACGGCTCGGCGCTGGACGCGGCGCTCGGCTGGCAGCGCGACGGCGCGGAATGGATCCACCTGGTCGACTTGGACGCGGCGTTCGGGCGCGGCTCCAACCGCGAGCTGCTCGCCGAGCTGGTCGGCAAGCTCGACGTGCACGTGGAGCTGTCTGGCGGGATCCGCGACGATGACTCCCTGAGCGCGGCGCTGGCCACCGGCTGCGCCCGGGTCAACCTGGGCACCGCGGCTTTGGAGAATCCACAGTGGTGTGCGCGCGCGATCGCCGAGCACGGCGAGAAAGTCGCCGTCGGCCTCGACGTGCAGATCATCGAAGGGCGGCACCGGCTGCGCGGACGCGGCTGGGAAACCGACGGCGGCGACCTGTGGGAAGTGCTGGAACGCCTTGATGGCGAGGGGTGTTCGCGCTTCGTCGTCACCGACGTCACCAAGGACGGCACACTGGGCGGCCCCAACCTCGAGCTGCTGGCCGCCGTCGCCGAGCGCACCGAGGCCCCGGTGATCGCCTCCGGCGGCGTGTCCAGCCTGGACGACCTGCGCGCGATCGCCACCCTGACCGACCGCGGGGTCGAGGGTGCCATCGTGGGCAAAGCCCTCTACGCCGGGCGGTTTACCCTGCCCCAGGCGCTCGCCGCGGTCGCGGGGTAG
- a CDS encoding TIGR02234 family membrane protein, which yields MTEARPNRRARLTVGVAQALLVLSAAALWAASRLPWVVIRSFDGLGPPRDVTLSGGSWSTALVPLAVLMLATAVAAIAVRGWPLRVLAGLLAVASLAVGYLGISLWALPDVAVRGADLAHVAVMSLVGSERRYTGAGIAVAAAACTLIAAVLLLQSAGDPGSARLSAEKYAAPATRRSNVLRGDDDGAMLEQPETPEMSERMIWDALDEGQDPTDRSPESDTEGR from the coding sequence ATGACTGAGGCCCGCCCGAATCGGCGTGCCCGGCTGACCGTCGGGGTCGCGCAAGCGTTGCTGGTGCTGTCCGCGGCGGCGTTGTGGGCGGCATCCCGGTTGCCGTGGGTGGTGATCCGGTCGTTCGACGGCCTCGGTCCGCCACGCGACGTGACGCTGTCCGGCGGGTCATGGTCGACGGCACTGGTGCCGTTGGCGGTGCTCATGCTGGCCACGGCCGTGGCGGCGATCGCGGTGCGCGGCTGGCCGCTGCGGGTGCTGGCGGGGCTGTTGGCGGTGGCCAGCCTGGCGGTCGGCTACCTCGGGATCAGCCTGTGGGCGCTCCCGGACGTCGCCGTGCGTGGGGCCGACCTGGCGCACGTCGCGGTGATGTCGCTGGTGGGCAGCGAGCGGCGCTACACCGGCGCGGGCATCGCGGTGGCCGCCGCGGCGTGCACCTTGATCGCGGCCGTCCTGTTGCTGCAGTCGGCCGGCGATCCCGGGTCGGCGCGGTTGAGCGCGGAAAAGTATGCGGCGCCTGCGACGCGCCGATCAAATGTCCTACGCGGCGACGACGATGGCGCGATGCTGGAGCAGCCGGAGACGCCGGAAATGTCGGAGCGGATGATTTGGGACGCGCTTGACGAGGGCCAGGACCCGACCGATCGGTCCCCCGAGTCGGACACCGAGGGTCGGTGA
- the trpB gene encoding tryptophan synthase subunit beta has protein sequence MVNLSRPELPLPSAAIAEPTRHEPDAGGHFGVYGGRYVAEALMAVIEEVTAAYEKERINPDFLDTLDDLQANYAGRPSPLYEAKRLSEHAGSARVFLKREDLNHTGSHKINNVLGQALLAKRMGKTRVIAETGAGQHGVATATACALLGLECVIYMGAVDTARQALNVARMRLLGAEVVSVQSGSKTLKDAINEAFRDWVTNADNTYYCFGTAAGPHPFPVMVRDFQRIIGLEARVQIQAQAGRLPDAVVACVGGGSNAIGIFHPFIDDPGVRLVGFEAAGDGVETGRHAATFAGGSPGAFQGSFSYLLQDEDGQTIESHSISAGLDYPGVGPEHAYLKETGRAEYRPITDSEAMDAFALLCRTEGIIPAIESAHAVAGAVKLGPELGQGAIIVVNLSGRGDKDVETAAKWFGLMGAGER, from the coding sequence ATGGTCAACCTCTCCCGCCCGGAGCTTCCCCTTCCGAGCGCAGCCATCGCCGAACCCACCCGCCACGAACCCGATGCGGGTGGCCATTTCGGTGTGTACGGCGGCCGTTACGTCGCGGAGGCGTTGATGGCGGTAATCGAAGAGGTCACCGCCGCCTACGAGAAGGAACGCATCAATCCCGACTTCCTGGACACCCTGGACGATCTGCAGGCCAACTACGCCGGCCGGCCCTCGCCGCTGTACGAGGCCAAGCGGCTGTCCGAGCATGCCGGCTCCGCACGGGTCTTCCTCAAGCGAGAAGACCTGAACCACACCGGTTCTCACAAGATCAACAACGTTCTCGGTCAGGCATTGCTGGCCAAGAGAATGGGCAAGACCCGGGTCATCGCCGAAACCGGCGCGGGTCAGCACGGCGTCGCCACGGCCACCGCATGCGCCTTGCTCGGCCTGGAATGTGTCATCTACATGGGCGCCGTGGACACCGCGCGGCAGGCGCTCAACGTGGCGCGGATGCGGTTGCTGGGCGCCGAGGTGGTGTCGGTCCAGAGCGGCTCGAAAACGCTCAAAGATGCCATCAACGAGGCGTTTCGCGATTGGGTGACCAACGCCGACAACACCTACTATTGCTTCGGCACCGCGGCGGGACCGCATCCGTTTCCGGTGATGGTGCGCGATTTTCAGCGAATCATCGGGCTGGAGGCGCGGGTGCAGATCCAGGCCCAGGCGGGCCGGTTGCCCGACGCGGTCGTGGCCTGCGTCGGCGGCGGATCCAACGCCATCGGTATCTTCCACCCGTTCATCGACGACCCGGGCGTGCGCCTGGTCGGCTTCGAGGCGGCCGGTGACGGCGTCGAAACCGGAAGGCACGCCGCGACTTTCGCGGGCGGTTCACCGGGGGCGTTCCAGGGGTCCTTTTCCTACCTGCTGCAGGACGAGGACGGACAGACCATCGAATCCCATTCGATCTCAGCGGGTCTGGATTATCCCGGGGTGGGTCCCGAGCACGCGTACCTCAAGGAGACCGGCCGCGCCGAATACCGGCCGATCACCGACTCGGAAGCGATGGATGCGTTCGCACTGCTGTGCCGCACCGAGGGAATCATCCCGGCCATCGAATCGGCGCACGCGGTCGCCGGCGCGGTCAAGCTCGGCCCCGAACTGGGTCAGGGCGCGATCATCGTGGTGAACCTGTCCGGCCGGGGCGACAAGGACGTCGAGACGGCCGCGAAATGGTTCGGCTTGATGGGGGCCGGCGAGCGATGA
- the trpA gene encoding tryptophan synthase subunit alpha, with protein MTVQQRQASRLGPVFDKCRKENRAALIGYLPTGYPDVSGSVDGMIALVESGCDIVEVGVPYSDPGMDGPTIARATEAALRGGVRVRDTLAAVEAISAAGGRAVVMTYWNPVLRYGVDAFARDLAAAGGHGMITPDLIPDEAGPWLAAAEEHQLDRIFLVAPSSTPQRLAMTVEASRGFVYAASTMGVTGARDAVSHAAPELVQRIRAVSDIPVGVGLGVRSREQAAQIGSYADGVIVGSALVSALGEGGLPALRALTEELAAGVRQEASAR; from the coding sequence ATGACCGTGCAACAGAGGCAAGCCAGCAGGCTGGGGCCGGTATTCGACAAGTGCCGCAAGGAGAATCGAGCGGCGCTGATCGGCTACCTGCCCACCGGTTACCCCGACGTGTCGGGCTCGGTGGACGGGATGATCGCCCTGGTCGAATCCGGTTGCGACATCGTCGAAGTCGGTGTGCCCTACTCGGATCCGGGCATGGACGGCCCGACCATCGCCCGGGCCACCGAGGCCGCGCTGCGCGGGGGAGTGCGCGTCCGGGACACGCTCGCCGCGGTCGAGGCGATCAGCGCGGCCGGTGGGCGCGCGGTGGTGATGACCTATTGGAATCCGGTGTTGCGATACGGGGTCGACGCATTCGCGCGCGACCTCGCGGCGGCCGGCGGGCACGGCATGATCACTCCGGACCTCATCCCCGACGAAGCCGGCCCGTGGCTGGCCGCAGCTGAGGAGCATCAGTTGGATCGCATTTTTCTGGTGGCGCCGTCCTCGACGCCGCAACGGTTGGCGATGACCGTCGAGGCATCGCGGGGATTCGTCTACGCCGCTTCCACCATGGGCGTGACCGGGGCACGTGACGCGGTGTCGCACGCCGCACCCGAATTGGTGCAACGGATAAGGGCGGTGTCGGACATACCCGTCGGCGTCGGCCTGGGGGTGCGGTCGCGGGAGCAGGCCGCGCAGATCGGCAGCTACGCTGACGGGGTCATCGTCGGCTCCGCGTTGGTATCGGCGCTCGGCGAGGGTGGGTTGCCGGCGTTGCGGGCGCTGACCGAGGAACTGGCCGCCGGTGTCCGGCAGGAGGCGTCCGCCCGATGA